One part of the Constrictibacter sp. MBR-5 genome encodes these proteins:
- a CDS encoding isoprenylcysteine carboxylmethyltransferase family protein — MNAPGHAGVVAPPPLIFGTAITLGLLLDWWAGTSTGLPAGVRFVAAILLFVPAAILLAGALSGFRAAGTHPAPWRPTTAIVSGGVYRFTRNPMYLGMALLQASLGLAANGPVTLLFLIPALLVIHYGVVRREERYLAAVFGEDYLRYKASVRRWL, encoded by the coding sequence ATGAACGCACCTGGGCATGCGGGCGTGGTGGCGCCGCCGCCGCTGATCTTCGGCACGGCGATCACCCTGGGCCTCCTGCTGGACTGGTGGGCCGGGACGTCGACGGGGCTGCCGGCCGGCGTGCGCTTCGTCGCGGCGATCCTCCTGTTCGTGCCCGCGGCCATCCTGCTGGCCGGGGCGCTGTCCGGCTTTCGCGCCGCCGGGACGCATCCCGCCCCTTGGCGGCCGACCACGGCGATCGTCTCCGGCGGCGTCTACCGCTTCACGCGCAACCCGATGTATCTCGGCATGGCGTTGCTGCAGGCGAGCCTGGGGCTGGCCGCGAACGGGCCCGTCACGCTCCTCTTCCTGATCCCCGCCCTGCTCGTCATCCACTACGGCGTCGTCCGCCGCGAGGAGCGCTATCTCGCGGCGGTCTTCGGCGAGGACTATCTGCGCTACAAGGCCTCGGTCCGCCGCTGGCTTTGA
- a CDS encoding ABC transporter permease, whose product MTTVPAAAAAAAPSPAGPAPAAKPAKGTPARRHSPLRRLLRDKAAVVAGVFLIAVILAAILAPWIAPSDPYANNLRLRMKPPSAQFWLGTDAQGRDMITRILFGMRTSFFIGFVAVAIGGLIGATLGILAAYYSRLDNLIMRIVDVLLTFPAILLGLAIAAVLGPGVGSLIVALAASAVPTVARITRGAASVVMRSEYMEAGRAVGLGDGALIWRYLAPNCVSTILVYLTLQFGQTVLLGASLSFLGLGVQPPVAELGSMAAEGRNFLFFAPHVSTVPSVAIFLVVLAFNVLGDAMRDVLDPRLRQ is encoded by the coding sequence ATGACCACCGTGCCCGCCGCAGCGGCCGCCGCCGCTCCTTCCCCTGCCGGGCCCGCGCCCGCGGCGAAGCCCGCGAAAGGCACTCCGGCCCGCCGCCACAGCCCGCTGCGCCGCCTGCTCCGCGACAAGGCGGCGGTCGTCGCCGGCGTCTTTCTGATCGCGGTGATCCTGGCGGCGATCCTGGCGCCCTGGATCGCGCCGTCCGATCCGTACGCGAACAATCTGCGCCTGCGCATGAAGCCGCCGAGCGCCCAGTTCTGGCTCGGTACCGACGCCCAGGGGCGCGACATGATCACGCGCATCCTGTTCGGGATGCGCACCTCCTTCTTCATCGGCTTCGTCGCGGTCGCGATCGGCGGCCTCATCGGCGCCACCCTCGGCATCCTCGCCGCCTACTATTCCCGGCTCGACAATCTGATCATGCGGATCGTCGACGTGCTGCTGACCTTCCCGGCGATCCTGCTCGGCCTGGCCATCGCGGCGGTGCTCGGCCCGGGCGTCGGCAGCCTGATCGTGGCGCTCGCCGCCTCGGCGGTACCGACGGTGGCGCGCATCACGCGCGGTGCCGCCAGCGTCGTGATGCGCAGCGAATACATGGAGGCGGGGCGGGCGGTGGGCCTCGGCGACGGCGCGCTCATCTGGCGCTACCTCGCGCCGAACTGCGTCTCGACCATCCTGGTCTACCTGACCCTGCAGTTCGGCCAGACCGTGCTGCTCGGCGCCTCCCTCTCCTTCCTCGGCCTCGGCGTCCAGCCGCCGGTCGCGGAACTGGGCAGCATGGCGGCGGAGGGGCGCAACTTCCTGTTCTTCGCACCGCATGTTTCGACGGTGCCCAGCGTCGCGATCTTCCTCGTCGTCCTCGCCTTCAACGTGCTTGGCGATGCGATGCGCGACGTCCTCGACCCGCGGCTGCGGCAGTAG
- a CDS encoding ABC transporter substrate-binding protein: MTSGRIIGAAVAGAVLGVGLAPAAMAQEKIVTIARTLDADKYDPHISTARSAAEVLFMTGDTLVVLDYDMKTIRPNLAKSWTISDDGLTYTFKLRDDVTFCSGKKFTAADVKGSLDRWQNMPKGTTKWRAGEYDSTTVVDDYTLEYKIKKPYSELLYQMTQHNHTVINPEEAEKLGEDLGVKALDGTGPYCFSEWQPRNQLTLTKNPYYDWAPSFYDNKKPMVDKVVWKIVPEDSTRVAALETGQSDALQYVPWWAVPQFQSNPRFNVSKAEAYFWTYYIGMKISRDLMSDLRVREAINLAVDQAAIAEAVWFGLAEPANAYIAPGVLDYAEGQDLSKFGYDPKKAEALLDEAGWKKGSDGFRAKDGVKLAPLAYGNSSPVAADVLQSVQGDLRKIGIDMQIQQWDATVVWGKLKTQDFDMYTMSYPYVSAGDALNLYFRSANMPAPNRMNWNDPETDQWLTAASAALTDKERAENFAKVQKKVHAAAVWIPIVHEPLFLISGPKLKPIKAHGNYGAGFYKGLGIELKG, translated from the coding sequence TTGACATCAGGCAGGATCATCGGTGCCGCGGTCGCGGGCGCCGTTCTGGGGGTGGGGCTGGCGCCGGCGGCGATGGCGCAGGAGAAAATCGTCACCATCGCGCGCACGCTCGACGCCGACAAATACGACCCGCACATCTCGACGGCCCGCTCCGCCGCCGAGGTGCTGTTCATGACCGGCGACACGCTGGTCGTGCTCGACTACGACATGAAGACGATCCGTCCGAACCTGGCCAAGTCGTGGACCATCTCCGACGACGGCCTGACCTATACCTTCAAGCTGCGCGACGACGTGACGTTCTGCAGCGGCAAGAAGTTCACGGCCGCCGACGTGAAGGGCTCGCTCGACCGCTGGCAGAACATGCCGAAGGGCACCACCAAGTGGCGCGCCGGCGAGTACGATTCGACGACCGTGGTCGACGACTACACGCTCGAGTACAAGATCAAGAAGCCCTATTCCGAACTTCTCTACCAGATGACCCAGCACAACCACACGGTCATCAACCCGGAGGAGGCCGAGAAGCTCGGCGAAGACCTAGGCGTCAAGGCGCTCGACGGCACCGGCCCCTACTGCTTCAGCGAGTGGCAGCCGCGCAACCAGCTGACCCTCACCAAGAACCCCTATTACGACTGGGCGCCGTCCTTCTACGACAACAAGAAGCCGATGGTGGACAAGGTCGTCTGGAAGATCGTTCCGGAGGACAGCACCCGCGTCGCCGCCCTGGAGACGGGACAGAGCGACGCGCTGCAATACGTGCCCTGGTGGGCGGTGCCGCAGTTCCAGTCGAACCCGCGCTTCAACGTTTCCAAGGCCGAAGCCTATTTCTGGACCTACTATATCGGCATGAAGATCTCGCGGGATCTGATGTCCGACCTGCGCGTGCGTGAGGCGATCAACCTCGCCGTCGACCAGGCGGCCATCGCCGAAGCGGTGTGGTTCGGCCTCGCCGAGCCGGCGAACGCCTACATCGCGCCCGGTGTTCTCGACTATGCCGAGGGCCAGGATCTGTCGAAGTTCGGCTACGACCCGAAGAAGGCCGAGGCCCTGCTCGACGAGGCCGGCTGGAAGAAGGGCTCCGACGGCTTCCGCGCCAAGGACGGCGTGAAGTTGGCGCCGCTCGCCTACGGCAATTCCAGCCCGGTGGCGGCCGACGTGCTGCAGTCGGTCCAGGGCGACCTGCGCAAGATCGGCATCGACATGCAGATCCAGCAGTGGGATGCGACGGTCGTCTGGGGCAAGCTGAAGACCCAGGACTTCGACATGTACACGATGAGCTATCCGTACGTGTCGGCCGGCGACGCCCTGAACCTCTACTTCCGCTCGGCCAACATGCCGGCGCCGAACCGGATGAACTGGAACGACCCCGAGACCGACCAGTGGCTGACCGCGGCGTCCGCCGCGCTCACGGACAAGGAGCGGGCCGAGAATTTCGCCAAGGTCCAGAAGAAGGTGCACGCCGCCGCCGTCTGGATCCCCATCGTGCACGAGCCGCTGTTCCTGATCTCCGGGCCCAAGCTGAAGCCGATCAAGGCGCACGGCAACTACGGTGCCGGCTTCTACAAGGGCCTCGGCATCGAGCTGAAGGGCTGA
- a CDS encoding ABC transporter ATP-binding protein codes for MSDPTAAAARDTDQALLSVENLGVHFRSSEGVFAAVDGISFSVRRGETLGIVGESGCGKSVTSLAIMGLVPQPAGSIAQGRILFEGEDLAGKSAREMRRIRGNEISMIFQEPMTSLNPVYTVGDQIIEAIQLHESVSNAEARRRAIEMLGLVRIPNPESRVDEYPHQMSGGMRQRVMIALALACHPKLLIADEPTTALDVTIQAQILDLMRDLRDRTGTATILITHDLGVVAEVVHRVVVMYAGRIVEEAPVEDLFTNPQHPYTLGLLGSIPKLHLEEEQLATIEGTVPNPYDMPSGCKFNPRCPFSDDRCRSEVPPLAELAPGHRAACWRAPLEEKVLA; via the coding sequence GTGAGCGATCCGACCGCCGCGGCGGCACGCGATACGGATCAGGCGCTTCTCAGCGTCGAGAACCTCGGCGTCCATTTCAGATCGAGCGAGGGCGTGTTCGCCGCCGTGGACGGAATCTCCTTTTCCGTCCGCCGCGGCGAGACCCTGGGCATCGTCGGCGAGTCCGGCTGCGGCAAGAGCGTGACGTCGCTCGCCATCATGGGCCTCGTCCCGCAGCCCGCCGGCAGCATCGCCCAGGGCCGCATCCTGTTCGAAGGCGAGGATCTCGCGGGCAAGTCCGCCCGCGAGATGCGCCGCATCCGTGGCAACGAGATCTCGATGATCTTCCAGGAGCCGATGACCTCGCTGAACCCGGTCTACACGGTCGGCGACCAGATCATCGAGGCGATCCAGCTCCACGAGAGCGTCTCCAACGCGGAGGCCCGCCGCCGCGCGATCGAGATGCTCGGCCTCGTACGCATCCCGAACCCGGAGAGCCGGGTCGACGAGTACCCCCATCAGATGTCGGGCGGCATGCGCCAGCGCGTGATGATCGCGCTGGCCCTCGCCTGCCATCCCAAGCTGCTGATCGCCGACGAGCCGACCACGGCGCTCGACGTGACGATCCAGGCGCAGATCCTGGACCTGATGCGCGACCTGCGCGACCGCACCGGCACGGCCACCATCCTGATCACCCACGACCTGGGCGTCGTGGCCGAGGTCGTCCATCGGGTCGTCGTCATGTATGCCGGCCGTATCGTCGAAGAGGCACCGGTCGAGGACCTGTTCACCAACCCGCAGCACCCCTACACCCTGGGGCTGCTCGGCTCGATCCCGAAGCTGCACCTGGAAGAGGAGCAGCTGGCGACGATCGAGGGCACCGTGCCGAACCCCTACGACATGCCGTCGGGCTGCAAGTTCAACCCGCGCTGCCCATTCTCCGACGACCGCTGCCGCAGCGAGGTGCCGCCGCTCGCGGAACTGGCGCCGGGCCATCGCGCCGCCTGCTGGCGCGCCCCGTTGGAGGAGAAGGTGCTCGCATGA
- a CDS encoding LLM class flavin-dependent oxidoreductase: MAMRHLRFGIFLAPFHAVGENPTSALQRDMELLQHLDAIGYDEAWVGEHHSGGMEIIACPEMFVAAALERTRHIRLGTGVVSLPYHHPFLVADRMVQLDHMARGRAMFGVGPGSLTSDAFKMGIHPSDQRRRMNEGLDAVVRLLNGEVVNEETDWYKLVDAQLQIRPYTQPRMEMAVAASRSPSGALAAGRHGIGMLSIGGTSDAALAAHANNWNMYEETARENGKTADRNNWRIVSLMHIAETRAKAEANVEFGLPEWVKYFREVATFPIVPGDIGDPIPYLRDTRTAVIGTPDDAIEHIERLLAGSGGFGGFLELAHNWADWEATKRSYELMARYVVPHFRGAIELRQASWNHAWRNHENFAGAAAAAVQSETEKYQARKKG; the protein is encoded by the coding sequence ATGGCAATGCGTCATCTGCGTTTCGGCATATTCCTCGCGCCCTTCCATGCGGTGGGAGAGAACCCGACATCCGCGCTCCAGCGCGACATGGAACTGCTCCAGCATCTCGACGCCATCGGCTACGACGAGGCCTGGGTCGGCGAGCATCACTCCGGCGGCATGGAGATCATCGCCTGCCCGGAGATGTTCGTGGCGGCGGCGCTGGAGCGGACGCGGCACATTCGCCTCGGCACGGGCGTCGTGTCGCTGCCCTATCACCATCCCTTCCTGGTCGCCGACCGTATGGTCCAGCTCGACCATATGGCGCGCGGACGGGCGATGTTCGGCGTCGGGCCCGGTTCGCTCACGTCGGATGCCTTCAAAATGGGCATTCATCCCAGCGACCAGCGTCGCCGCATGAACGAGGGCCTCGACGCGGTCGTCCGCCTGCTGAACGGCGAGGTCGTGAACGAGGAGACCGATTGGTACAAGCTGGTCGACGCCCAGCTGCAGATCCGTCCCTACACCCAGCCACGCATGGAGATGGCGGTCGCCGCCTCGCGCTCGCCGTCCGGCGCGCTGGCGGCCGGGCGCCACGGCATCGGCATGCTGTCGATCGGCGGCACCTCGGATGCGGCGCTCGCCGCGCACGCCAACAACTGGAATATGTACGAGGAGACGGCGCGGGAGAACGGCAAGACCGCCGACCGCAACAACTGGCGCATCGTCTCGCTGATGCACATCGCCGAGACCCGTGCCAAGGCCGAGGCGAACGTCGAGTTCGGCCTGCCCGAGTGGGTGAAATATTTCCGCGAGGTGGCGACCTTCCCGATCGTGCCGGGCGACATCGGCGACCCGATCCCGTACCTCCGCGACACGCGCACGGCGGTCATCGGCACCCCCGACGACGCCATCGAACATATCGAGCGGCTGCTCGCCGGCTCGGGCGGGTTCGGCGGTTTCCTTGAACTGGCGCACAATTGGGCAGACTGGGAGGCGACGAAGCGCAGCTACGAGTTGATGGCGCGCTACGTCGTTCCGCACTTCCGCGGCGCGATCGAACTCCGGCAGGCCAGCTGGAACCACGCCTGGCGCAACCACGAGAATTTCGCCGGCGCCGCCGCGGCGGCTGTTCAGAGCGAGACGGAGAAGTATCAGGCCCGGAAGAAGGGGTAG
- a CDS encoding ABC transporter ATP-binding protein gives MQPVIEISGLSKTYDTGFQALKRVDLTIRQGEIFALLGPNGAGKTTLISIVCGLVRASTGTVLAGGHDIVRDYRAARRLIGLVPQELTTEAFETVWATVSFSRGLFGRPRDPALIERILRDLSLWDKKDQKIRTLSGGMKRRVLIAKALAHEPRILFLDEPTAGVDVELRRDMWRLVQRLRETGVTIILTTHYIEEAEEMADRVGVISKGEIILVEEKAELMRKMGRKQLKLHLQSPLGAVPEALAGHGLALSADGCELVYTYDTRGERTGITSLLRDLAAAGIRFRDLQTSQSSLEDIFVGLVGERP, from the coding sequence ATGCAGCCCGTCATCGAGATATCCGGCCTGTCGAAGACCTACGACACCGGCTTCCAGGCCCTCAAGCGGGTCGACCTGACGATCCGGCAAGGCGAGATCTTCGCGCTCCTCGGGCCGAACGGTGCGGGCAAGACGACGCTGATCAGCATCGTCTGCGGCCTGGTGCGGGCCAGCACCGGGACCGTGCTGGCCGGCGGGCACGACATCGTGCGCGACTATCGCGCGGCGCGGCGGCTGATCGGGCTGGTGCCGCAGGAGCTGACGACCGAGGCGTTCGAGACGGTCTGGGCGACCGTCAGCTTCAGCCGCGGCCTGTTCGGCAGGCCGCGCGACCCGGCGCTGATCGAGCGGATCCTGCGCGACCTGTCGCTGTGGGACAAGAAGGACCAGAAGATCCGTACGCTGTCGGGCGGCATGAAGCGCCGGGTGCTGATCGCCAAGGCACTGGCGCACGAGCCGCGCATCCTGTTCCTGGACGAGCCGACGGCCGGCGTCGACGTGGAACTGCGCCGCGACATGTGGCGGCTGGTCCAGCGGCTGCGCGAGACCGGCGTCACCATCATCCTGACCACCCACTATATCGAGGAGGCCGAGGAGATGGCCGACCGGGTGGGCGTGATCAGCAAGGGCGAGATCATCCTGGTCGAGGAGAAGGCCGAGCTGATGCGCAAGATGGGGCGCAAACAGCTCAAGCTGCACCTGCAGAGCCCGCTGGGTGCGGTGCCCGAGGCGCTGGCCGGGCACGGGCTCGCCCTCTCCGCGGACGGCTGCGAACTGGTCTACACCTACGACACGCGGGGCGAGCGCACCGGCATCACCAGTCTGCTGCGCGACCTCGCGGCGGCCGGCATCCGCTTCCGCGACCTGCAGACCAGCCAGAGCTCGCTCGAGGACATATTCGTCGGCCTGGTCGGAGAGCGCCCATGA
- a CDS encoding antitoxin of toxin-antitoxin stability system: MAKQAVFTIEIDDELRDAFLAAASASNTPAAQVVRGLMRDFVENQKVESRKAAEEYEAFLAAKVARARSSITEGRTRADEDVERDFAARRAVLLGRAGGSGA, from the coding sequence ATGGCAAAGCAGGCTGTGTTCACCATTGAGATCGACGATGAACTGCGGGACGCCTTCCTGGCGGCCGCGTCGGCGTCGAACACGCCTGCGGCGCAGGTCGTCCGCGGACTGATGCGGGACTTCGTCGAGAATCAGAAGGTCGAAAGCCGGAAGGCGGCCGAAGAATACGAAGCCTTCCTCGCCGCAAAGGTCGCGCGAGCGAGGTCCTCGATCACGGAAGGCCGCACGCGTGCCGACGAGGATGTCGAACGAGACTTCGCGGCGCGGCGCGCCGTCTTGCTGGGAAGGGCGGGCGGATCCGGCGCTTGA
- a CDS encoding ABC transporter permease translates to MGRHIIERLIVSVPVLLGVLLIGFLLLQVVPSDPAAVIAGPTASQDEIDRIREALGLNEPLWYQFGNYIVRVLQGDFGRSFISNTAVSDELLAAFGPTLELMVASLVWAVPLGILLGTLAAVRRGRLTDRAIMAFSVAGVSMPIFWFGLMLIWIVGFKLNLLPFQGRAGPLWTIDGLRAIALPAITLGGVFVGPIARMTRTSVLEVLGADYVRTARAKGAGEGRVVVRHALRNALIPIVTLIGLQIGFLLGGAVVTETMFAWPGLGRLAVGAIVSTDMPLAQGAIMILALAFLLVNLGVDVLYAYLDPRVKRA, encoded by the coding sequence ATGGGCCGGCACATCATCGAACGGCTGATCGTATCGGTCCCGGTTCTCCTGGGCGTCCTGCTGATCGGCTTCCTGCTGCTCCAGGTGGTGCCGTCCGATCCGGCCGCCGTCATCGCCGGGCCAACCGCCAGCCAGGACGAGATCGACCGCATCCGTGAGGCGCTCGGCCTGAACGAGCCGCTCTGGTACCAGTTCGGCAACTACATCGTCCGCGTGCTGCAGGGCGATTTCGGCCGCTCCTTCATCAGCAACACCGCCGTCTCGGACGAGCTTCTGGCCGCCTTCGGCCCGACGCTCGAACTGATGGTCGCCAGCCTCGTCTGGGCGGTGCCGCTCGGCATCCTGCTCGGCACCCTGGCCGCCGTGCGGCGCGGCCGCCTGACCGACCGGGCGATCATGGCCTTCTCGGTCGCCGGCGTGTCGATGCCGATCTTCTGGTTCGGCCTGATGCTGATCTGGATCGTCGGGTTCAAGCTGAACCTGCTGCCCTTCCAGGGGCGCGCCGGACCGCTCTGGACGATCGACGGGCTGCGCGCCATCGCCCTGCCGGCGATCACGCTGGGCGGCGTCTTCGTCGGGCCGATCGCCCGCATGACGCGCACCTCGGTGCTGGAGGTGCTCGGCGCCGACTATGTGCGCACCGCGCGGGCGAAGGGTGCGGGCGAGGGGCGCGTCGTCGTGCGCCACGCGCTGCGCAACGCGCTCATCCCGATCGTCACCCTGATCGGCCTGCAGATCGGCTTCCTGCTCGGCGGCGCAGTGGTGACGGAGACGATGTTCGCCTGGCCCGGCCTGGGCCGCCTCGCCGTCGGCGCGATCGTCTCGACCGACATGCCGCTGGCCCAGGGTGCCATCATGATCCTGGCGCTCGCCTTCCTCCTCGTGAACCTCGGCGTGGACGTCCTCTATGCCTATCTCGATCCGCGGGTGAAGCGCGCATGA
- a CDS encoding dipeptide ABC transporter ATP-binding protein codes for MTAADGAVIPVSPPQPVLEVEGLTKHFPVNRGIVLSRQVGAVRAVDDVSFRLNAGETLALVGESGCGKSTTGRLLIRLIEPTAGSVRYGGRNIFDLGRTEVRGLRRELQIIFQDPYASLNPRMSVGQVIGEPLRVHGLGDRAERQRRVEELLGLVGLSPWHAVRYPHEFSGGQRQRIGIARALAVSPKVIVCDEPVSALDVSIQAQVVNLLKDLQRSFGLSYVFIAHDLAVVKHISDRIAVMYLGKIVELAEKRTLYAAPRHPYTQALLSAIPIPDPTLNREKRILEGDVPSPMNPPSGCRFHTRCPFVQDRCRRDEPAFRDIGGGQMVACHFAEQIPAMAPIADVASDSATAAYRRRLAIYEKARRAAAGLAA; via the coding sequence ATGACCGCCGCCGACGGTGCCGTTATCCCAGTCTCACCGCCGCAGCCGGTGCTCGAGGTCGAGGGGCTGACCAAGCACTTCCCGGTCAATCGCGGCATCGTCCTGTCGCGCCAGGTCGGCGCCGTCCGCGCCGTCGACGACGTCTCCTTCAGGCTGAACGCGGGGGAGACGCTGGCGCTGGTCGGCGAGAGCGGCTGCGGCAAGTCGACCACCGGCCGCCTGCTGATCCGCCTGATCGAGCCGACGGCGGGCAGCGTTCGCTACGGTGGCCGCAACATCTTCGACCTCGGCCGCACCGAGGTGCGCGGCCTGCGGCGCGAGCTGCAGATCATCTTCCAGGACCCCTACGCGTCGCTGAACCCGCGCATGTCCGTCGGCCAGGTGATCGGCGAGCCGCTGCGCGTGCACGGCCTCGGCGACCGCGCCGAGCGTCAGCGGCGGGTGGAGGAACTGCTCGGCCTCGTCGGCCTGTCGCCCTGGCACGCGGTGCGCTACCCGCACGAATTCTCCGGCGGCCAGCGCCAGCGTATCGGCATCGCCCGGGCGCTCGCCGTGTCGCCGAAGGTCATCGTCTGCGACGAGCCGGTGTCCGCCCTCGACGTCTCGATCCAGGCCCAGGTCGTGAACCTGCTGAAGGACCTGCAGCGCAGCTTCGGCCTGTCCTACGTCTTCATCGCCCACGACCTCGCGGTGGTGAAGCACATCAGCGACCGCATCGCCGTCATGTATCTCGGCAAGATCGTCGAGCTGGCGGAGAAGCGCACCCTCTACGCCGCCCCGCGCCACCCCTATACCCAGGCGCTGCTGTCGGCGATCCCGATCCCGGACCCGACGCTCAACCGGGAGAAGCGGATCCTGGAGGGCGACGTCCCCAGCCCGATGAACCCGCCCAGCGGTTGCCGCTTCCACACCCGCTGCCCATTCGTGCAGGATCGTTGCAGACGCGACGAGCCGGCGTTCCGCGACATCGGCGGCGGCCAGATGGTCGCGTGCCATTTCGCCGAGCAGATCCCGGCGATGGCGCCGATCGCCGACGTTGCGTCCGACAGCGCCACGGCGGCCTACCGCCGTCGCCTCGCGATCTACGAGAAGGCGCGCCGCGCCGCCGCCGGCCTGGCCGCCTGA
- a CDS encoding ABC transporter permease, with protein MNFGRMDLAMNLGGVRAIYLFEMARTWRTLLQSVVSPVVSTSLYFVVFGAAIGSRIQEIGGVSYGAFIVPGLIMLSLLTQSISNASFGIYFPKFTGSIYEILSAPVSYIEIVAGYAGAAATKSVILGLIILATASLFVPLHIEHPLWMLLFLVLTAVTFSLFGFIIGIWADGFEKLQFIPLLVVTPLIFLGGSFYSIDMLPPFWRTVTLFNPVVYLISGFRWSFYGMADVNVGVSLGMTFFFLAACIGILWWIFRTGYRLRP; from the coding sequence ATGAACTTCGGCAGGATGGACCTCGCCATGAACCTCGGGGGCGTGCGCGCCATCTATCTGTTCGAGATGGCCCGGACGTGGCGGACGCTGCTGCAGAGCGTGGTTTCGCCCGTCGTCTCGACGTCGCTCTATTTCGTCGTGTTCGGTGCGGCGATCGGCTCGCGCATCCAGGAGATCGGCGGCGTCAGCTACGGCGCGTTCATCGTGCCCGGCCTCATCATGCTGTCGCTGCTGACCCAGAGCATCTCGAACGCGTCCTTCGGCATCTATTTCCCGAAATTCACCGGGTCGATCTACGAGATCCTGTCCGCCCCCGTCTCCTATATCGAGATCGTCGCCGGCTATGCGGGGGCGGCGGCGACCAAGTCGGTGATCCTCGGCCTGATCATCCTGGCGACGGCGTCGCTGTTCGTGCCGCTGCACATCGAGCACCCGCTCTGGATGCTGCTGTTCCTGGTACTGACGGCCGTCACCTTCAGCCTGTTCGGCTTCATCATCGGAATCTGGGCCGACGGGTTCGAGAAGCTGCAGTTCATCCCGCTGCTGGTGGTGACGCCGCTGATCTTCCTGGGCGGCAGCTTCTATTCGATCGACATGCTGCCGCCCTTCTGGCGGACGGTCACCCTGTTCAACCCCGTCGTCTACCTGATCAGCGGCTTCCGCTGGAGCTTCTATGGCATGGCCGACGTCAACGTCGGCGTCAGCCTGGGGATGACCTTCTTCTTCCTGGCGGCCTGCATCGGCATCCTGTGGTGGATCTTCCGCACCGGCTATCGGCTGCGGCCGTAG
- a CDS encoding type II toxin-antitoxin system RelE/ParE family toxin: protein MDRGRGSAGGRANGRLFGAAAARLAAFPMLGRSGLIAGTRGLIPHESHRMVYEIRDDTVWILALIHTARLWPPLPEE from the coding sequence TTGGATCGCGGCCGAGGATCTGCGGGCGGCCGTGCGAATGGACGCCTGTTCGGTGCCGCCGCCGCCCGGCTGGCCGCATTTCCGATGCTCGGCCGCAGCGGGCTCATCGCCGGAACCCGCGGATTGATCCCGCACGAGAGCCACCGGATGGTCTACGAGATCCGGGACGATACGGTGTGGATCCTGGCGCTCATCCATACCGCGCGGCTCTGGCCTCCGCTTCCCGAGGAGTAG